A single region of the Malaclemys terrapin pileata isolate rMalTer1 chromosome 2, rMalTer1.hap1, whole genome shotgun sequence genome encodes:
- the LOC128832668 gene encoding uncharacterized protein LOC128832668, protein MLADGEDEEGEEVDEAVDSTHNADFPDSQDLFITLTEIPYQPSPAVTPDTESGEGSATPSATVSQPSLASHSQRLVRIRHRKKRTREDMFSELMACSRAQAAQQTQWRENLSQMQQANMDREERWRQEDQQATQTLLGLLREQTDTLRRLVDVLQERRQEDRAPLQSISNRPPPPPSPIPPSPKVHRRRGGRVHANSHSSPAESSSSRRLSFPKI, encoded by the exons atgttagcggacggggaagatgaggaaggagaagaggtggacgaggcagtcgacagcactcacaacgctgatttccccgacagccaggatctcttcatcacccttacagagatcccctaccaaccgtccccagccgttaccccggacacagaatctggggaaggatcagcca ccccatctgcgactgtctcacaacctagcctggcatcacactcccagaggctagtgaggattaggcataggaagaagaggacacgggaggacatgttctcagagcttatggcctgctcccgagcccaggcagcacagcagacccagtggcgggagaacttgtcccaaatgcagcaagcaaacatggatcgggaggagaggtggcggcaggaagaccagcaggcgactcaaaccctgcttggactactgagggagcaaacggacacgctccggcgccttgtggatgttctgcaggaacggaggcaggaggacagagccccactgcagtccatctctaaccgccctcccccgccaccaagtcccatacccccctcacccaaagtgcacagaaggagaggcggcagagtccacgcaaactctcactccagccctgcagagagctctagtagcagaaggctctcattccccaaaatttga